The following proteins are encoded in a genomic region of Coffea eugenioides isolate CCC68of chromosome 6, Ceug_1.0, whole genome shotgun sequence:
- the LOC113776066 gene encoding 36.4 kDa proline-rich protein-like has protein sequence MGNHNFARWFVLLLHLGSLLSSVACPYCPYPTPPHKPPHKPKPPAVKPPYTPKPPAVKPPHKPKPPAVKPPYTPKPPAVKPPHKPKPPIVKPPIIVHPPYIPKPPFVHPPFRPKPPIIIPPHPPIVKPPPFIPKPPVVLPPYVPKPPIVKPPPYVPKPPVVLPPYIPKPPIVKPPPYVPKPPIVKPPPYVPKPPVVLPPYVPKPPIVEPPPYVPKPPVISPPFVPKPPVVSPPYVPKPPVVVTPPPYVPKPPVVSPPFVPKPPVVSPPYVPKPPVVVTPPPYVPKPPPTPQPTPCPPPPPTPVPCPPPPKKPEICPIDTLKLGACVDLLGGLVHIGIGSNVKSTCCPVLEGLVDLDAAVCLCTTIKAKLLNINILIPIALEVLVDCGKTAPPGFQCSAD, from the coding sequence ATGGGGAACCATAATTTTGCTAGATGGTTTGTCCTTCTCCTCCACTTAGGAAGTCTTCTATCTTCTGTAGCATGTCCTTATTGCCCATACCCAACCCCTCCACACAAACCACCACACAAGCCAAAGCCTCCGGCTGTAAAACCACCTTATACACCAAAGCCTCCTGCTGTGAAACCACCACACAAGCCAAAGCCTCCGGCTGTAAAACCACCATATACACCAAAGCCTCCTGCTGTGAAACCACCACATAAACCAAAACCTCCCATTGTAAAACCTCCAATAATAGTGCATCCTCCATATATCCCAAAACCTCCCTTTGTGCACCCACCTTTCAGACCAAAGCCACCAATTATCATACCACCACACCCTCCCATTGTTAAACCACCACCCTTCATTCCTAAGCCACCAGTTGTGCTGCCACCTTATGTACCAAAGCCACCTATTGTTAAACCACCGCCCTATGTGCCAAAGCCACCTGTGGTGTTGCCACCTTATATACCAAAGCCACCTATTGTTAAACCACCACCCTATGTGCCCAAGCCGCCTATTGTTAAACCACCACCTTACGTGCCAAAGCCACCTGTGGTGTTGCCACCCTATGTGCCAAAGCCACCTATTGTTGAACCACCACCCTATGTGCCAAAGCCACCCGTCATTTCCCCACCATTTGTGCCAAAGCCACCTGTGGTGTCGCCACCTTATGTACCAAAGCCGCCAGTTGTTGTAACTCCACCACCATATGTGCCAAAGCCACCTGTGGTTTCACCACCATTTGTGCCAAAGCCACCTGTGGTGTCGCCACCATATGTACCAAAGCCACCTGTTGTTGTTACTCCACCACCATATGTGCCAAAGCCACCACCAACTCCCCAACCAACCCCTTGCCCACCACCCCCACCGACTCCCGTGCCATGTCCACCGCCACCAAAGAAACCGGAGATTTGCCCAATTGATACCCTCAAACTAGGTGCTTGTGTGGACTTGTTGGGCGGCCTTGTGCACATTGGAATTGGAAGCAATGTTAAGAGCACTTGTTGTCCGGTTTTAGAAGGCTTGGTGGACTTAGATGCAGCTGTATGCCTTTGCACTACTATCAAGGCCAAGCTTCTAAACATAAATATCCTTATTCCCATTGCCCTTGAAGTGCTTGTGGATTGTGGAAAAACTGCACCACCAGGATTTCAGTGCTCTGCTGACTAA